In Lolium rigidum isolate FL_2022 chromosome 3, APGP_CSIRO_Lrig_0.1, whole genome shotgun sequence, the genomic window TTGCAGTTTTTCTCTTGTAAAGTATACTTCTTTGCTGTTCTTTATTAGAATTGTGTGGTGTGAATTCCTTATCTCTCTTTCCTAAATCTTCCTGTAACCACAATGTAGATAATATGAAATCACAAAGTCTTTTACTTGTCCATCGATTGAGATGTTCCAAATGTAGTTATATTCGTGTTCATAATTAAGGCTTCCAGTCAGTAGATTTGATGTGCCTTTGAACTTTTATTCATGTTCATTAATTTGAGGGTTTGACGTTTACCTTGCAGCAATATAAGCCTGGTTATACAGCGCCACCTCGTGTTCAACCAGATGAGACCACCATAGATATAAGGCAAGTTTGTTTCTCGATACTTAATTTTGTTCAACTGACATGTTGGCCATTTCACTGCAATATACTTATTAAATTGGAACATATCTAACTCAAGACTATGGATTTGCAGTGGTGATTGGACCATTACAGGAGCTCCTCTGGATTTGCGCGACCCAAGAATTCTTGCTGTAGCAGCTGCACAGCGCCGTCTTCTTGAAGCAGAGTATGAAGAATATGGTGGTAATGATGCTAATGGTGCTGCATTCTGCCGTTCTGCTGCACTCATTGTAAGTATCTAGAGTTCTACTGTCCAGCCAACATCACTTCTTGCAGTTCTGTTTCTGAAAGTGAACAGAGTGCTTTTAGATATCTTGCAGTTACGTTTATGGATGAAGAACTATGCTTTTAGTTCACAGATATGGAAGCCAGCCTTTCTTTCTATTCCATCCCAATTCCTTGACTCTTCTTCCGTTTTGACGAATTGTCCAGTGTAATATTTCTTGTATTTTCAAGGTAAAAGTTCTGAAAATCGTTACCTCTTTTGCAGCTAATGGCCCTATTGCTTCTGAGGCACGCATTGTCAATCTCTGACAATGAAGGAGATGATGATGCTTCTACCATGTTCTCCGTGAGTCACGTGGTCTTTTTTGTTTCTGTATTTCTTTTGATTCTAGCGATTCAGCTGGTACTTAGTGTTGGTCTGAACCATTCAATCTCACAATGACAATTCCCATTTGATGTTTCTCAGCTTTTCCTTCTTCGGGCTGCTGGATTTCTTCTGCCGTGCTACATCATGGCATGGATCTTCAGCATTTTGCATCGGCGGCGACAAAGAGAGGTATGTCATGCAAACCTTTTGTTCGAAACATGATATGAATTATAGCCTGCCTTTGTAACCATTTAGAAGCATCTGACCATTTTGTGCCTTTCACTATCCACAGGAAGCGTCCGCAATTGCCGCAGCTGAGGTCGCGTTCATCCTGCAATCAGCCCAGGGCCGTGCCCTTCAGTTCACCATCGCTCCGGACTCCCCCACCACTCCGCAGCATGAACCACACCACCAGCACCAACAGCAGCAGCCGCAACAATAGTTAAACTATTGGGTAGTTCCAGAGAGTCCCTACACGCATGCAAACACAAGAGTTGCACTCTGGATGCCCGTTGTTGCTCATGAGGAACGTCCGGAAGCTGGCCCCGCTTCTTGCGGCCATGTGAAAACCTTGTACAATGTCTTATTTGCCCCCGAGCAATGCGACTAAACTTGTATTTGTCCAAGTCTTATACAAGCATTTATTTAAATGTAAATTTAGTATCTAACTATCTATTACGTTCTTTATGATTCTGTCGATACCAGTTTTAACTGTTACACTGCCCTGCCTCACACGCAATGGTTTGTAAGGCATGATATTTCCTTAATTCCGCTGCACAGATGTCTATGCATCCTGAAAGATGCTCAGCTTGGAAAGGCTTGTTCAAAATTGCTGGGTAGTGGTGCATCCAGTTGCACAAGTAAACTCGGCTCCATTTATAGGCCGCACCCACACCCTCACTAGCTGCTCACAGCTCATACAAGACATTTTTCTCTCTTCAATTCTCCGGAAAAGACACCATGGATCAAAAACCTGTCAGGAAGTCAGGGGAGAGTCCGGGCAAAAGTATTTCAGTTCACGATTCCAGTGCCATGGGTCTCCTACTAGATGAGAGCCATATCCTTTCGCAGAAAACAGATGAGAGCCATAAGTATAAACCAACCTAATGCGTATTTGTTGTTGATGCCAAGCTGTCGGATGCACATATTTTTCTAGGAGATGCTGGAAACTACGTAAGGCCTTGTTCGGCAGGGGTGGTTTTTTGAGTTTCGGAGTGTCTTACCCGGCCCAATTTGAATCCACTGGAAAACACCTCTGGGCCGTTCGGTAGGCTGGGATTGGGGGGTTTCAGCCCGATTGACCCTCCCTATACACGACGGGTTACGGCGGGTTGGGGGGTTTCAGAAACGCTTGCCCCCACTCGCGTTTCTACCTCTTGGCAAAGCGAGCGACTGCCCGGACCTCCCCTTGCGGTGGCCGCGCCGAACAGCCGTAGCTGGCGAAGGGAATTAATTGGCAAGGGAATTGAGGTGAGGAAGTGGATTGGGTGAAGGGGGTGATTTCACCCAAAACCGGTGGGGTAATACACGGGAAAACTCATTAAACCCCCTGTGCCGAACAGGGCCTAAGGTGTTACTTTTGGAGAGTTCATTATGTATGATCTAATGTACTCTGAAGGTATCAACCCTGAACTGATTTTGAGTGTAGATCAAGTGACTTTTACTGGTAAAAGTAGCCGACCCCGAGAACACGTCTTGACTGTCCCAGAGAAAAGGCAGTGAAGTGCGGAGTGATTATGTATTTATGTTGCGTACAAAGTACGTCTAACCAACAAACTAAAACTGTTTGGGAGGTTTGTGATGGAACTAATTTGAGATGTGATTTTAGAAGAACTTTTCTTGATGAAATGATGGTACAGTGGCAATAGTTGGTTGCTATTACTAATACCATTAGTCTAGTGGATGAGGAGGATCAGCCTACCTGATCAAAATTTATGTATATTTTGGTTAATTTTAGAGGTATTACACCAGTTTATTATTTACCTGCTGTTTGGGACCTCGAAATCCCTCTCAGGGTTCAGGTGTTCATTTGGTTATTTCCCTAAAACAGAATTATGACTAGAGATAATTTGAGACACAGAGGGATTCCTAAACCTCTCGAGTGCTCATTTTGTAAGGATTTGAAAGGTGCATCACTTGTTCTTTGAATGCATAGTTGCTAGAAGTGTTTGGCATTTAGTAGAGAAATGTTTTAAGTGTAAGATTAATAAATTTGTAGATGTGGCAAGTAGATGGTTATGTAATAAAAATTCTTACAATTTATTTCATTTCCTCTGCTGTCTTGTGGGGGATTTGGAACTCTAGAAATAGTATAGTTTTCAATAGATTGACTTGGATGGATATGAAACAGGTGTGGAGGTTGATCAGACACCTCCGGCTGATGTCAAGCTGAAGTACACCAGCTTTGACTGGATGTCATCCTGGGCTCCTGCTTCGAAGCTTGCGCGTGGTGGAAGAGCTTCCCTGGCATGCCTTAAGGAACATCTAGAGGAAGATTCTTCGGTCCATGTCATGCTGGATTAGCTGCCTCTCTGGAGTctgatagaatagtttgtgtcttGGTGTAATGTAATGCCTATGGCGGTTTTTGGATAGTTTGGCTAGGTGCTGGCGTGCTCTTGTAGCGCCGAGTTGTGGTTTGGTTCAGTGTTATGGTGCCCCTGATGTGGGTGGTAGATTCTAGCTTAACGATTTGGTTCTAGCTGCTCTTTGCCTGTTTTTCATTTCATTTATGCCATAAATGGAACCGGGGAGGTGTCTCCCTGTGAatctaagaaaaaaaaaagtacgtTGAGATTGTTGTCCTCTTTTTCTTAATACTACTACCTGCCGTTTCTATGAATATGCACGCGTATTTCGAGATAAATTTCCACCATAAGAAGTGAGCAACAACATCTCGATAATATAGTACATAACTGATATTGTTAGATTGTATTGAAAACACTTTGTAGTGATACCAGTTATATACTATCTAATAGTATTCCTTGTATACATGGATTAATTCTTGGCCAAAGATAAATTTTGAAAAGCATGCGGACCTTATTGgttaaaatggagggagtatgattttTTGGGTAACAACAAAACCAAGCAATATTCTTGCGTTGCTATCGCTCATAAGAAGTTACAAAATCAGCTCCTTACAAGTTACAACATCTGCAAGCTGTTTTGCTATCTTCTAGTTGGATATTAGATGTCATTGATTTAGTACaacttaataatcatcaacattcCTACACAGAGGTCCAaacgtaataaaaattacaaataggtcactgaaccacctagcgacgacgacAAACACTAGAGCGAGTCGAAGACGCGTCACCGTCCTCAGTCCTCCATCACCGTAGCCAGGCaaaacttgtcgtagtagagcttgttgtagtaggcaGATGGAAAATcatcgtgctaaggccccaaagaaCTAGCGCACCAGAGtaacaaccatcgccaatgatgagaaCCGTAGATCGAAAGAGACTGGCCTGGAACCATaccaacgaacacgaaaaccgactGGATCCTAGGAGATCCGCGAGATACACGACGCCACGCGCTCTCCGCCGACGCTAGACGCACCACCAAAGCGAGGATATGGCGAGAAGGGCCTTCTTCTGACTTGATGATGTAGCCGCTGCCTCTCTATCCCGAAGAAGACACTGGAAACAACTAAACgaaaaaattgaaacctccccgcCGGTAAGAGACCGCGGTCCGCCACGCCTCCAAGGACACCGGAGACGGAGCGGGCCAGCAACGTCGGTGACGAGAAATGAGAAACAACTAGTGTGACATGGAGGAGGTATATAAAAAATATCACTCGCTATAATCCACCCTCTCAAAACTTGCTACACGCACGAACAAGTGGCCTCGAGATCTAGACTGTGTTTCTCATGTGATGGTGTCTCCGGGGTTACGCTTGCGCCGACGTTCTGCGTTAACCGAGAGGGC contains:
- the LOC124702956 gene encoding uncharacterized protein LOC124702956 — translated: MGDHVVVNVDGLTNAKDDGVADKPSEAVTAPSVAVSTVADLAEEDGREDEPLIQAAECRICQEEDSIKNLEKPCTCNGSLKYAHRACVQRWCNEKGDITCEICHEQYKPGYTAPPRVQPDETTIDISGDWTITGAPLDLRDPRILAVAAAQRRLLEAEYEEYGGNDANGAAFCRSAALILMALLLLRHALSISDNEGDDDASTMFSLFLLRAAGFLLPCYIMAWIFSILHRRRQREEASAIAAAEVAFILQSAQGRALQFTIAPDSPTTPQHEPHHQHQQQQPQQ